Genomic DNA from Peribacillus simplex:
CAATTTTGAACTCATTGGTAACTTTGAAGAAGCAAAAGAGTACTTGGAAAAGTCAGCGTTTCTATTCAATTTACAAAAAAACCATACCTTCGTTACATTCATCAACAAAAAGTTGGATAGTTGGAAGAACGAAATGAAAATAAATTAATTCTATATTTTTGGCCATTCCCACGGGAATGGCTCCGGACTGGCAAACTCGATGAAAATCGAGTTTGTCTGCAATTTTTTTAGGTATGCACAAATTGAACATTGCCTTCAGGCACCCGCTCCAGTCAACTTTTTTAAAACTTTTGTATAGAACCCCATTTACCTACAAACTGAGCCATTCACCAGGAATATGTATAATTTCACACGCATCATTTTCAAAACCTCCATTCTACATTTTAAATTCCATGCCAAAATGAAGTATAATAAAGAGATGCTTCAAAAACGCACCTTTAAAAAAGGTTCCAGCCCCTCATCCATTGGTTTTGTGAAGCGTAATGAGGATGAAGGATTTCAGGCATGTTTAACATTAATGCCAGTTATTCCTGTTTATATCCGAACCGCTTATATTCAAGGGGATTTTTGACGATATTGACTTTTACAGGGTTTTTATGAATATACGGATAGAAGCAGTGATGGTTTGTTCGATTAAATGGATTAGAACGTAAAGAGAACGGCCATGGAAAAAGCCCGGCAATCGATCTCGGGATGTAATATATGCACAGCCCCAAAATAACCGGGGCGGGATTACGATAAGCTAAAGAACTGATGGTTCATGATCATAAAAAAATACAATTTTTGGTAAACAGGGCTTGTCCCTGAAGGAGGAGAGTATGGAGCGGGAGTTGTTGTTAGTTGGGGAGCGGCTGGCGGAATTTTTGGAGGCCGGGGATCCGGAAGATTCGGATGTGGTGAATCAAGGGCTCCAGTTATACCGTCAGGGGCTCGTTGATATTAAAGAGGAAGCGGTGGATACGATTGGGGCCGAAGTACAGGATGGGACACGCTTTAAGGCCAGGCTGAATCTGCTCTTCCCTCAGGATGGAAGCTGTACATGTGATTCAAGGTTCATATGCCGGCATCAAATGGCCGTTTTCTTTTCTGCATATTCTGAACACGCTAGTGTTTCCGAATGGCTGAGCGAATGGAAAGCACCAAAAAACACCTCAACTGCCCAAGCACTGCAGCAAGTTAAACGGGCAAGTGAATTACTTAAACAGACGGCGGGGAATTCCATCGTCTTAGATAAAAGCTACCCATCATGGAAGCAATTCGTCAATGATGCCTTTGCGGAACATGTCGAGCCTCATATAGGCGAGGCTACTTATATGATTGAAAACCATATACAAACTTACTTTAAACGCCTTAGCTCAAAAGCTCCAATGGAAAGGGAATGGAAGTTACTTTATCATTTCGTTACGCAATTTTGCACGATGCAGCAGACACTGAGAATGATTCAGCTGCATAAAAGTGAGACGCAAACGATCAGGGTCTTTTATGCACTTGCCGTCGACCTGGCAGAAGAGCTGCATGAATCGGTACAGCCGCTTAGCAGGCAAGCGAGGCCCTTCGCCTTTGATCCCTTCGTTTTCAGCATCAAGGAAGATGTAGCTAAACTACTGGATGGAGGAGAAGGCCTGGAATACGAAAAGATCGACCTCTACCGGGAGATATGGAGCTACTTATTCTCCAATTCCTCATGGCGTAAAGAGGAACTGGAACGAATCAATAAAGTACTTCCCGACAAATATATGGGGACCACCGAGCGGACGTCCTATTCCCTCGCAGCCATTCACCTATCCCTTTTGGAGAGCCATGATAAACAAGCGATTGAGCTTCTTCATGAATTGAAGAAGGAAGCCTGTCCATACATTTTTTATTGGCTGAATCTCCTGGCTGAATCTGACAACCGATCACGTGCCATCCCTTTCATTGAATTCATCAATAATAATGTCCAGGAATTCCTTGCCGGTTTATCCGATTATTATAAACGGGTAGATTTCGTCCGAACGTTCACGACTTTAATTAACAGTTGCTGTTATAAATTGAAACGGACCGATTTGCTTGAGAAATTTTACAGGGCCACCCTTCCGCACAGCTATTGGAACTATGCAAATTTCCTTTTTGAACAGGGACAATATAAAAAATGGGTGGAGATGCATATTTACTCAGAAATCAGCATTGACTTAATCAGCAGTGAATCCATCAAAGAAGTGGTCTCAAAAGAACCGGAACTAATCCTGCCACTTTATTATCATGCGGTCCAGGAAAAGGTTTCTTTGAAAAACCGGCCTGCTTATAAGCAAGCTGTCCGTTATTTGAAAAGGATGCGCACCATTTATAAAAAGAGCAAAAAGGAAGACGTATTCGATCGTTATATACTTTATGTAGCAGATTCAACCAAACGGCTTCGCGCTTTCCAAGAAGAACTAAAAAGGGGTAAGCTTATCGATGTTTAATCCAGGGAAATTAAAAATCAAAATAGCGGCTCTCGAAAACGGAACTTACGCCCTTGGTGTCGTCAATGAAGAGAATACCTTCCTCACTACGAATTATATACGCAGGCTGTTATTCAACTGGGATGACGCAAGCTTTTATGGTACTAAAATGACTACTGATATAGTGGATGGAAATCAAGTATTCATTCTTGACGCTTGGGGACTTCTCAACTGTTTTGCTAGGGAAAGCTTTAACTCCTTCATAGAATGGGAATGGTCCGAGTTATCCTCCCTTTGCCTGTCAGCAGCGCCCGTTCTTCATGAATCCATTGAAGCGGGAATCCCCGTACCGGATTTCACTAATCTTCAGTCGGACTCCATCGGCTGGAGGCTGCCGGAAGAAGTGGAAGAGGAATTCGTCCCTTCCTTTTGGGAAGAAGAAATATCTTTGGATCTCCCTTCACCTGAAATGGAAACCAACCGTACTTTTATCGAAAAGTGGTATAACGGTGCCGCTAATATGTATTTAAAAAACTATTCACCCATGCAGCATAAATGGAGCGAAGCTGTTGGGGCATTAAAGGATACACGACTTTCTCCCGAAGAATTGCAGGCCTTTTTTGACAAAGATAGCTGGCAGGAATGGCTCGGTACCCTGCCCGATCCCAAGCCATTCACTATAGGTCTCCGTTTAACTGAGCCTCCTGATGGCAATGGGCCTTGGATACTCGATGTTACCCTTCGTTCAAAAAGGGATGAGAATATCATTGAAACATATACAGGAAAAAAACTGCCGCGCGGCTGGAATAAGTATGCAAGTGAAGTGGTGCGTGCTACGAAACGCTGGCAACTCGTCGTGCCATGGCTCGGGGAGAATGGCCGCCTGAAAAGGGAGATTTCGGAAACGGATGCATGGGAGTTCTTGACCGACGCAAGCGAAAAGCTCCTGTTTCTTGGCGTCGAAATTCTCCTTCCATCGTGGTGGCTTGCCTTGAAAGAGTCCTCATTGAAGGTCAAGGCGAAAGTGAAGAGCCAATCGAACCGCGGCCCGTCTTATGTCGGGTTAAAAGCTTTAATGGACTTTGATTGGCGGTTCTCATTAAATGGCAAAGAGCTCACCGAGGCGGAGTTCGAGGAGCTCGTCAATGAAAAAAGGCGGCTTGTCTTCATTCGCGGCCAATGGGTCAAGCTTGATCCAGCTTTCATTAAACAAATTCAGGAGCTGATGGAAACAGCTAATGAAAAAGGAATCCAATTGACTGACTTACTGCAGCAGGAACTGTTGAATGGCGTAAATGAAGATGGCGGTGACGATTCTGAAAACGGCGAAATGCTACGGATTCAATTTGAATTGAACCAGGAGCTCCGTAAAATGGTTGGAAGACTCCGGGAAACCAAAAACATATCCATCCTGCCCGTCCCTAATGCACTTCAAGGTGATTTACGCCCCTATCAAAAACTGGGCATGAGCTGGCTCCTTTTTTTAAGGGAGCATGGTTTTGGTGCTTGTCTAGCCGACGATATGGGACTTGGAAAAACCGTCCAGATGATTGCCTACCTACTTCATGTGAAAGGCAAAGAAGGAGCCGGTAAAGAGCTCCCCACTGCCCCCAGGGACGAACAGAAAAGTGAACCGATCATCGTCGAAGAGGATAGCAGCGCAGAGAGCAGTGATGAGGCTGAGGTCATTGCCACTGCCCCCGAATCCGTCTCTGTACAATCGGCGCTCATCGTCTGCCCGACATCAGTTCTAGGCAACTGGCAAAAGGAATTGGAAAAATTCGCACCATCACTTAAAGTTCACCTTCATTACGGATCGAATCGTGCTAAAGGTGAAGCATTTACTAAACTGGCAGCCGATCATGATATTGTCTTAACATCATATGGACTGACCCACCAAGATGTGGCTGAACTGACCACCATCCATTGGAGCAGCGTTATCCTTGATGAAGCACAAAACATCAAGAATGCCCAAACAAAACAATCCAAAGCGGTCCGCAAGCTAAACGGCAGACATCATATCGCCTTATCGGGTACACCGATGGAAAACCGTTTAAGTGAGCTGTGGGCGATTTTCGACTTCATCAACAAAGGTTACCTCGGAACGCTAGGTCAGTTTCAGGAAAAATATGTGGCGACCATTGAGCGTGATGAACAGAAAGATAAAATTAAAGAATTGCAGCGTTTGATACAGCCCTTCTTGCTTCGCCGTACAAAACGCGATAAAGAAGTCGCTCTTAATCTTCCGGATAAGCAAGAACAAAAGGAATTCGTACCGCTTACCACCGAGCAAGCATCGTTGTATGAACAACTGATAAAAGATACATTCACTGATATCGAACAACTGTCTGCCTTTGAAAGAAAAGGCATCATACTCCAGATGCTGAATAAGCTCAAGCAGCTTTGCAATCATCCAGCTCTTTACTTAAAAGAGACGGAAAAGGAAAACATCATGAAGGCCCCTAACCGATCAGGCAAACTCGAGAAGCTGACCGAGCTTATCGATGCTGTCCGCGAACAGGATGAAAGCTGTCTCATTTTCACGCAATATATCGGGATGGGCAATATGATTAAAGAATTGCTGGAAAAAAGATATGGCTTTGAAGTGCCATTCCTGAACGGGAGTGCAAACAAGAAGCAGCGTGATGAAATGATCACCCGATTCCAAGATGGGGAATTCCCCATCTTCATACTCTCGTTGAAAGCAGGCGGCACTGGACTTAATCTTACAGAAGCGAACCACGTGATTCACTATGATCGCTGGTGGAATCCAGCTGTTGAAAATCAAGCCACCGACCGTGCTTACCGAATTGGACAACAGCGTTTCGTTCACGTTCATAAGCTAATCTGCACAGGGACCCTGGAAGAAAAAATAGACCAGATGCTTGATAAAAAGCAAGCCCTGAACGACGAGATCATCAGCAGTGACAACTGGATCACCGAACTTTCCACAGAGGAAATCAAGGACTTGGTCGCTCTTCAATAACCCGCTCTCACGATATGTAGATGAATGAGGGCAGGTAGTCAGCTTATCAGGACAAAAAAAGGGAGAATGCATATATGATATGCATTCCCCTTTTTTTATAAATAAGCGTCCTGTAAATTTTCAACCCTTGAATGCCTGGCATGGTCTAGTTTGATACGTTTATCTGATTCAAAAAAGCGATTTCACCATATAGAGAGCTGTGATCCAAATGATGATTGCAGAAATTTTATTTAATATTCCAAGGAATTTTCCGGATGTATCAACCTTTTTCAGCAATCGCCCCGCAAGACATAATCCATGGAACCAGCACCATGACACAAAGATGCACGTTATGGTGAATATCATTTTATCTTTCCCAGAATAAACTAGTGAGCTCGAACCGATTACACCTATCGTATCCAGGATTGCATGCGGGTTCAGTAATGAGACTGATAGAGTAAACACAATTTGCTTTTTGGTCGACATCTGCATGGATTGGGCACCTGACTGTGAATTAGATTTGGCAAACCAAATCTGAAAACCCATATACAATAAAAATATAACTCCGATTATGATCAATGTAAGGCGCAACCAATCGTATTGCATGACAACCAACGAAACACCTAAAATGGCCAGCAGAATGAGCATTGTATCACAAATTGCAGCTGTGATCGTGGCTGGCAACGCTTTTTTTATTGTAGGTTGGATTGCTCCTTGATTAAAAATGAATACATTTTGCACTCCCAACGGAAGTATCAGGCCTAATGCCAATAATAATCCATGAAAAAATGGCCCCATACGAATACCCCCTCCCTTCATATTCAGTATAATGAAAACAACAAAGGAATTGACCATCCAATTGGTTGGTTTTCAAACCAACCAATTTATAATGAATATAGAACATGAAAGGAGTGGTTTCGCATGTTTATCGAATGGAGACCAAACCGGGCTTCCGACCAATCACTTCACCAACAAATAGTAGATTGGGTCAAACAACAAATTACACGAGGGGAATGGCCGGTTGGTACTAAGCTTCCATCACAACGCTCATTGGCCGAATCATTTGGTGTAAACCGAAGTACCCTCATCACGGCCATAGATGAGTTGATTGCAGACGGATTATTGGAAACTAAGATGGGGTCCGGCACATTCGTTTCAAATAATACTTGGAATGTGCTCGTCTCCAGCAAACAGCCTGACTGGAAAAACTATGTCCGGAACGGCCTTCATGAACCTAATTTAAAAACGATTCAGGACATTAATCAATATGAAACGGACACCGCCATCATCAGATTGGGCACGGGCGAACTATCTCCGGCTCTATTGCCTACAAAACAAATCGAAAAGACGTTGCGATCCACTTCTTTTGATGCCCACTCATTAGGTTATTCCGAGCCCAAGGGTGATAAGAGACTTCGCCAATGTATAAGTGTTTATTTAGAAACAAAAGGGATCGACGCAAGTCCCAGCTCCCTCATGGTCGTTTCTGGCGGGCTTCAGGCACTCCAGTTGATTTCAGTTGGTTTACTTCAAAAGGGATCGTTGATATTACATGAATCCCCTTCCTATTTAAATTCCGTTCACCCATTTCAATCTGCTGGGATGCAATTGGTAGGTTTATCAATACAAGGCAGGGAAAGTATTCCGACACAAATAAAGCGCATCAATGGAAGGAAGAAAGCGTCACTGTTTTATACAGTTCCAACGTTCAACAATCCAACAAAT
This window encodes:
- a CDS encoding DEAD/DEAH box helicase, whose translation is MFNPGKLKIKIAALENGTYALGVVNEENTFLTTNYIRRLLFNWDDASFYGTKMTTDIVDGNQVFILDAWGLLNCFARESFNSFIEWEWSELSSLCLSAAPVLHESIEAGIPVPDFTNLQSDSIGWRLPEEVEEEFVPSFWEEEISLDLPSPEMETNRTFIEKWYNGAANMYLKNYSPMQHKWSEAVGALKDTRLSPEELQAFFDKDSWQEWLGTLPDPKPFTIGLRLTEPPDGNGPWILDVTLRSKRDENIIETYTGKKLPRGWNKYASEVVRATKRWQLVVPWLGENGRLKREISETDAWEFLTDASEKLLFLGVEILLPSWWLALKESSLKVKAKVKSQSNRGPSYVGLKALMDFDWRFSLNGKELTEAEFEELVNEKRRLVFIRGQWVKLDPAFIKQIQELMETANEKGIQLTDLLQQELLNGVNEDGGDDSENGEMLRIQFELNQELRKMVGRLRETKNISILPVPNALQGDLRPYQKLGMSWLLFLREHGFGACLADDMGLGKTVQMIAYLLHVKGKEGAGKELPTAPRDEQKSEPIIVEEDSSAESSDEAEVIATAPESVSVQSALIVCPTSVLGNWQKELEKFAPSLKVHLHYGSNRAKGEAFTKLAADHDIVLTSYGLTHQDVAELTTIHWSSVILDEAQNIKNAQTKQSKAVRKLNGRHHIALSGTPMENRLSELWAIFDFINKGYLGTLGQFQEKYVATIERDEQKDKIKELQRLIQPFLLRRTKRDKEVALNLPDKQEQKEFVPLTTEQASLYEQLIKDTFTDIEQLSAFERKGIILQMLNKLKQLCNHPALYLKETEKENIMKAPNRSGKLEKLTELIDAVREQDESCLIFTQYIGMGNMIKELLEKRYGFEVPFLNGSANKKQRDEMITRFQDGEFPIFILSLKAGGTGLNLTEANHVIHYDRWWNPAVENQATDRAYRIGQQRFVHVHKLICTGTLEEKIDQMLDKKQALNDEIISSDNWITELSTEEIKDLVALQ
- a CDS encoding LysE/ArgO family amino acid transporter, which gives rise to MGPFFHGLLLALGLILPLGVQNVFIFNQGAIQPTIKKALPATITAAICDTMLILLAILGVSLVVMQYDWLRLTLIIIGVIFLLYMGFQIWFAKSNSQSGAQSMQMSTKKQIVFTLSVSLLNPHAILDTIGVIGSSSLVYSGKDKMIFTITCIFVSWCWFHGLCLAGRLLKKVDTSGKFLGILNKISAIIIWITALYMVKSLF
- a CDS encoding PLP-dependent aminotransferase family protein, giving the protein MFIEWRPNRASDQSLHQQIVDWVKQQITRGEWPVGTKLPSQRSLAESFGVNRSTLITAIDELIADGLLETKMGSGTFVSNNTWNVLVSSKQPDWKNYVRNGLHEPNLKTIQDINQYETDTAIIRLGTGELSPALLPTKQIEKTLRSTSFDAHSLGYSEPKGDKRLRQCISVYLETKGIDASPSSLMVVSGGLQALQLISVGLLQKGSLILHESPSYLNSVHPFQSAGMQLVGLSIQGRESIPTQIKRINGRKKASLFYTVPTFNNPTNTTWTKEERLNLLSLCKKEQIPIIEDDVYSDLWFEREPPPPLKSLDADGLVLHIGSMSKTLSPGLRIGWIAGPITVIERLADIKMQMDYGSSALSQHLVAEWLANGQYSRHLEWLRHELIDRRDFTLTLLDQYFKGLAEWQIPKGGFYIWLKLCKPIVNPNLFKQAIKENILLNPGYIYEPNNHTHIRLSYSYASEDQLAYGIQTLSKIIRRMV